CTTTAAGTTTTCATTCTTAGTAATAAATTTCTCGGTATACACTAAATATAAGGAACTTTGGGAGTTCTGCGCTATAATCAGTGGAACATCTATCCAAGAGGGAGATGGATAGCGGTGCGCTAAAGTTGGAGATTTGGTTGCAACTCCAAAGGCAGTACTTAAAGCCCACCTCTTATCTAAAACAATCCTTGTATTTAATCGTGGCTGAAAGCTGGTGCTTCCATTTTGATTATCAAAACGAACACCAAAATTGCTATTAACTTTTTTACCAAACAGCTTATAATGAAAGTTATCTGTAATGTATAAGCCCGTATTGATTAAAGCAGGATTAAGCTCAAAAGAATAAGGTCTAATATTTTGGTTGTTAAAATTGATAAAACGGGGTCTATCTGGGTCAGAAATAATCCCTCGCCCGCCATTGTTCGCATAACTCCCATTAAACCCATACAATAGACTGTGAAAAGTCTTACCTATTTGAAATCTTTTTGTAAATTTTAAACTTGTGCTTGCTGTTATAGGTTTTCCGATAATCTCTTCCTCAGCAAGATATTGCGAATTAAGTAATATTCCCTCATATATGCCTGTGGTATCTTTTGCTGTATAAGGTTTGTTGCCCTGATTTAATAGCCATTGCGCAAAGCTCTCTTGCTTGCGGATAGAATAGGAAAGCATGAAGTTGATTTCGTCAAAAAATCGTGTACTATAGTTCAGTTGAGTTGTGTTTGAAAAGCGGAAACCGATTTCTTTCGAATAATATTTTCTTCTTGAGTTATCATCCGGATCCTGTCTTGCGTCATCAATTCTCATGTTAAAATCTAAGCTTAACTTATTGCGAAGCTTACGTGACGCCACCGTGTTCCAACGCAATGAACCACCATAGCGTTTATATTCCTGCACCTTATCTTGAGGGTTAGAATTCGAAATAGCGTAGTTTAGATCCGTAGTTATCCCCCCAAAATTTTTAGGAAGACTAAACCCTTTATTGAGTGAATAATTGCGAGAGCCATCATTTATATTTGTTGAAAAGTGTAGTGGTGAATTTCCTGCTTTTCTTTCGATTAAAATTGCACCATCAGTCAATTCGCCGTATTCTGCAGAAGCTACACCTTGAATTACCTCAATTTTTTCAATAGATTCTACAGGTATTTCTCTTAAATCCACTCCTCTAAATGGTACATCTGCAGCGTTTCCGCTGGTTACGGCAGGAAGCACAGACCCTGCCATTCCCCGTTGTCCTACGGGCCGCGATTGCATATTAGCATCATTTGAAATCCGCACCCCGTCTATTATTATAGGTATTCCTAGTGAATTATTAAGACTATTGCTCTCATCAAGGGTATTTCTCAGATTCAAAGTCTGCGGTGCATTGATATTGGGCGCTGCCATTTGCTTGCCTGGTAAAGTGTTCAACACATCCATCAGACTAAATGCCTGAACCCTTTCTATGGCCTCTTCATCAAACACAATGGAAGAAATGGAATTTTTATTTTGCTTAAATATCTGGTTTACATTAATCTCATCTAAGGTTAAACTATTGTCCCGAAGTATAAAATCTAAATTCTCTTTTCTTTTTCTTACATCAACCCACAGCTCAATCGTTTTTTTCCCTACATAGCTTACGGATAATAAAACACTGTCACTATAATTTTTGACTGGAATAACCAAATTAAAATCACCATTTACATTCGTCTCACTAGTGAGATCAAATGAATTAATGGAGACGGTTGCGCCGCTTAGAGGTCTTCTCTTTTCATCTAACACTTTTCCCCCAATAGCTATATGCTGAGCATGAACTATAATGCTACAGAAAACAAGAATTAATACAAAGAAAGTCTTTTTCATAAGTACGGACAAAAACGCACCCAGAAGTGCGCTTGTTTAAAATCGTTCTAAACAATTGCAAATATAGACTATTCGAAGGTATTTATTCAAATTATTTTTAATAAATCTAAATTAGATAGCGCAATATAACTCAACAAATAAATAAAAAACGCACAAAAACGAACACAAATATTACCTAAACAACCTAATAGTAGGTTATAAATGGGGAATCTAAGGACAGGTAAAAAACGGAAAAACCGCTGTTTCGATGACGGACGCTTCGTCGACGAAAACAATCCGAGAGCAGTTAATTAAGAAAAATTACTATTAAAACTAGGGGTCCATTAGTAAAAAAGGTCTGCCTTAGGAGTAAGAACAGACCTGGAATGCACAGCAATTAGCGTAGGGGCGTTATAGTTACTTCATCAATAAGTTTCCCCTGTTGGTCAATAATTTTAAAAGACCCTTTAGCAGCTAAATCTACTTTAAGCAAATTATTATTGGAGTTCACGATAACAGGAAACTTGACCTTATCAGACACCTGTTTAATGATATGTCTATGCAAATGTCCACACAACATAATTTGTGCCCCCGATCTATTTAGAATAGGAACAAATTTATCCAGGATCTCCTGTTCGCCATGCCAACCGCCAAATGGTGGCATATGACATATGATTATCTTATATTTCGCATCTTTATAATCCGGTTTTTCCACGGCTTCCTCTAACCATTTAGCTTGTTCTGTACGGTAATTATCCATCTCTACAATGCCACTGTATTCCATATCAGAATCTGGCTTATCCTCCCCACAATCCAACACGATAAAAGCAGTTTCACCGTGTTTAAATTGATAATAGAGTTTTCCTGTCGGTGTCGGGAAGTATTGTGGATAATCGGTAGCGAAAGGTCCTCGAGTTTCATGGTTTCCTCTTGCATAGAACATAGGTTTCTCACTTGCAAATCGTTTGATTGCTGTATCCATAAAACCGTCAAATAGCTGTTGTTCACTCAATAAATTATCGACCATATCACCGTTAAAAACAATAAAGTCCTGCTTAGGAAGATCAGAGAGATCAAGTAATTTATTCAACACCTCGTTACGGCCATGAATATCATTAACCACGGCAAAGCGGGTTACTTTAGCCGGTCCGAGCGTCCTGAATATCAGCGGTTCCTGTCGATATACATTGGTTGCTACAATTTTGCCGTATTCCACGTTGACCCCGACATGTTTAGTTACCTCTTGGCTGTATACTCGGTAACGGTATTTTGTCCCTGGTTTTAACCCGTGTAAATTCACTTGGTGAACAGTCCCGACTTTTTTAAAACCATAGGCTGCAGCATAATGTCTGGGCCGTTCAATATGATAAAAATGGCTCGAATCATCTGGCGCCAATTCTACCCAACCCGTTGCTGGACGATCAGTCGTCCATATAATGGATACCGAATGATCGGTCAATCCTTGTATATAAGGCAAATGTGTCAAGTTAATTTTTTCATCCTGCTGTGCATTACAGTGCAAGGTTACAAACTGTAGTGAGAAGATCACTGCAATACATTGGAGGTACTTATACATAAGATTTAAATTAGGTTTAAAAACTAAGGTCACTCATCGGTGATGAGCGACCTAAAATACGAAAATTCTTAATTTCCCCAACCGGGGTTTTGCTTTAAGTTTCTATTTAACTGCAGTTCTTGCACTGGTATCGGATACAAATAGTCTTTATTTTCATCGAATGCTTTTTTAATATGCGAATTGATGATCACATTTCCTTTATTTCCATTTTCCAACAAAATTTCTGACCCAAGTTTCAGCAACTGTATTCCTGAAGCAGTAGGCTTGTCCCCTTCATAGATCCAGATATCATCTTTACCATCATTATCCAAATCAAATTTTCCTGTACCTGGAAAATACATCCCTTTAAACTGCCTTGTCACTAACTTTCCACTTTTCCATCGTAGAATATCATCCCAACGAAAAGATTCCATCACTAGTTCAATACGGCGTTCTCTTCGTATTTCAAGTATCCCCCCTTTCATATCACCATTGACATTTGTATAATCTTTTGTAAGAAATGCATCTGGACTGGCTTTAACCTGTTCCAAATTTAAATTAGGCATCCCCACGCGATCGCGAAGTAATTTGATCGATTTATCTATATCAGCTTGACTTAATATTCCCAATTCCGCTTTGGCTTCAGCATAGTTTAGCAGCACTTCTGCATATCTAAATATTGGCATATCGTTTTCAGACCGGTTGAAATTATCATATTTTACATCGCCTACAAATTTAATTAATTGATAGCCGGTTACTGAATTTCCAAAATTGGGCGGAATAGTTGCAGCGCCACCGATACGTTTATATCCCGGTGTCCGTATAGTCTGACTCAAACGAGGATCACGATTTAGTATTTCTTCCTTAAACGTCATTGTTTGATAGTTTGCTTTATCCGTAAATCTGGTTCCATCTTTCATCAAATAAGAATCCACCAAATTTTTATCCAGCCCCGGCTTACCATAGGAAGCTGTAATCGTATAATAATTAACATTATGCCAGATCTGCAGTGCATCCGAGAATTTTCGAGCTAATATAACCTCTTGAGGTAGACTATTGACACTATAGAACAATGCAGCATATGAATTTACACCTGCGGCATTATATATGCTATACTGCCCTCCTTCAATAACCTTATTGGCAGCATCCGCAGCTTTCTCCAGTAACTCATTCGCCCCTGAAAAATTAAATTCAGTATGATATTTTCTAAAGGTTCCCTCAAAAAGAGCCACTCGGGATTTTAATGCCAAGGCAGTCCATTTAGTCACCTTTTCATCACTTTTTACTGAAGAGAGATGTTCAATTGCATAATCCAAATCAGCCAGGATGTTCGTTACAACAAGCGTCCGAGGGTCACGGGCCTTTGTTAATTGCTCCTCATTATTTTGGTCTATTACTTTATCATACCAAGGCACATCACCAAAACGCTTTAATTTATCGAAATAGAAATAGGCGCGGAAGAATCTAGCCTCCGCTGCATAGGGTGCTGCAGCCGCCTCGGGAACTGTATTAAAACAGTTTTCCAAAAAATAATTAATGTTCCGTAGATTAGCCCAGCTCCATCCGCCCCCGCTGATAGGCACCTGTCTTTTCCCAGTCAGTTCATCATCTAATGTTGTTTTAACAATATTATCAACCGACTCATTATAGACACCTTCGGCCGAAGGCAGGGCCGCATCGTAAAATGATTTTGTAAATAATCCAAGATCTTTTTCTGTTTTAAACGAATCTTCAGGTCTAACGGCAGACTCAGGGAAACGTTCCAGGTAATCTTTCTTACAGGCTGTCAAACCTGTACTCAACAAGATGTATATAAAAAATATTTTTTTCATGATATTAAAAAGTTAAATCTAGACCAAAAGAAAATGTTTTAGAGACAGGATAGGATCTTCCATTTGCTTCCTGTGCAGATTGTTCAGGATCTATATATTTGGAACGGAGCTTCGTTGCAGTCCAGATATTTTCCCCTGAGACATAGATTCGTGCATTGGCCAATTTCACACGCTTCAACCAAGCCTGAGGCATCGTATACCCTACCGTTAAATTCTTTAGGCGTATATAAGCTAAATCCTGCAAATAACGATCTGATTTTACATTTAGAGACCCGCGATCATTCAAAGCGATATAGCCTCTCAACAATGGGAAGTAAGCATCCGTGTTCTCAGGCGTCCATACATCATTTTCAAAGTCTTTAGGTACAAAAGAGTAATATGGTCTGGAATAAGGGCCCCAGAATTTGTCCGCATTCGCGCCAGGCCACCAATGTTGTCTGCCAATCCCCTGAAAGAATGCCGACACATCAAAACCTTGCCAATTTGCACCGAGGTTAAAACCAAAATTATAGCGCGCTCTACTATTCCCTATAACCACCTGATCTCCAGGATTCATCAGGGTATTATCGCCCGCATCAACTTTTCCATCCGGAACACCGTCTTTACCTCCAATATCAACGAACCTTAGATCTCCAGGACGTAATTTTGACCAGTCTCCAGGAGCTGCTAGCCGTTGTTTATCAACATAA
The window above is part of the Sphingobacterium sp. ML3W genome. Proteins encoded here:
- a CDS encoding carboxypeptidase-like regulatory domain-containing protein, with translation MKKTFFVLILVFCSIIVHAQHIAIGGKVLDEKRRPLSGATVSINSFDLTSETNVNGDFNLVIPVKNYSDSVLLSVSYVGKKTIELWVDVRKRKENLDFILRDNSLTLDEINVNQIFKQNKNSISSIVFDEEAIERVQAFSLMDVLNTLPGKQMAAPNINAPQTLNLRNTLDESNSLNNSLGIPIIIDGVRISNDANMQSRPVGQRGMAGSVLPAVTSGNAADVPFRGVDLREIPVESIEKIEVIQGVASAEYGELTDGAILIERKAGNSPLHFSTNINDGSRNYSLNKGFSLPKNFGGITTDLNYAISNSNPQDKVQEYKRYGGSLRWNTVASRKLRNKLSLDFNMRIDDARQDPDDNSRRKYYSKEIGFRFSNTTQLNYSTRFFDEINFMLSYSIRKQESFAQWLLNQGNKPYTAKDTTGIYEGILLNSQYLAEEEIIGKPITASTSLKFTKRFQIGKTFHSLLYGFNGSYANNGGRGIISDPDRPRFINFNNQNIRPYSFELNPALINTGLYITDNFHYKLFGKKVNSNFGVRFDNQNGSTSFQPRLNTRIVLDKRWALSTAFGVATKSPTLAHRYPSPSWIDVPLIIAQNSQSSLYLVYTEKFITKNENLKSSKSESAEFNIEFKNHGITSRINSYYKKNSNGFNSVKVYKPFHLPVFDYHYDESLNQIVYQETGRYIDYYDKSYNRIENFKNSYTYGFDWSLAFREIKPIRTSFSTSTSYILSEQNDKILEAIDLSSPVQINGQPISYLLYQPSNQGKRYVLTSKLNTTTHIPTIGFVIMTNTDIFWKNRYKRNYNDNFQKPVGYLDANMKQVLINNDLASSLPIRGLDLFDGQQRIIYMNFSMSVAKEISKRIRIAVTAYNTFNVQPTSSYRDSYTNQDVIVTYNSPLSITGGISIKL
- a CDS encoding FN3 domain-containing metallophosphoesterase family protein; the encoded protein is MYKYLQCIAVIFSLQFVTLHCNAQQDEKINLTHLPYIQGLTDHSVSIIWTTDRPATGWVELAPDDSSHFYHIERPRHYAAAYGFKKVGTVHQVNLHGLKPGTKYRYRVYSQEVTKHVGVNVEYGKIVATNVYRQEPLIFRTLGPAKVTRFAVVNDIHGRNEVLNKLLDLSDLPKQDFIVFNGDMVDNLLSEQQLFDGFMDTAIKRFASEKPMFYARGNHETRGPFATDYPQYFPTPTGKLYYQFKHGETAFIVLDCGEDKPDSDMEYSGIVEMDNYRTEQAKWLEEAVEKPDYKDAKYKIIICHMPPFGGWHGEQEILDKFVPILNRSGAQIMLCGHLHRHIIKQVSDKVKFPVIVNSNNNLLKVDLAAKGSFKIIDQQGKLIDEVTITPLR
- a CDS encoding RagB/SusD family nutrient uptake outer membrane protein yields the protein MKKIFFIYILLSTGLTACKKDYLERFPESAVRPEDSFKTEKDLGLFTKSFYDAALPSAEGVYNESVDNIVKTTLDDELTGKRQVPISGGGWSWANLRNINYFLENCFNTVPEAAAAPYAAEARFFRAYFYFDKLKRFGDVPWYDKVIDQNNEEQLTKARDPRTLVVTNILADLDYAIEHLSSVKSDEKVTKWTALALKSRVALFEGTFRKYHTEFNFSGANELLEKAADAANKVIEGGQYSIYNAAGVNSYAALFYSVNSLPQEVILARKFSDALQIWHNVNYYTITASYGKPGLDKNLVDSYLMKDGTRFTDKANYQTMTFKEEILNRDPRLSQTIRTPGYKRIGGAATIPPNFGNSVTGYQLIKFVGDVKYDNFNRSENDMPIFRYAEVLLNYAEAKAELGILSQADIDKSIKLLRDRVGMPNLNLEQVKASPDAFLTKDYTNVNGDMKGGILEIRRERRIELVMESFRWDDILRWKSGKLVTRQFKGMYFPGTGKFDLDNDGKDDIWIYEGDKPTASGIQLLKLGSEILLENGNKGNVIINSHIKKAFDENKDYLYPIPVQELQLNRNLKQNPGWGN